GGGTGTTTTCGGCACCTGTCGTCGCGGACCGGCTTCGAGGGCGTCTGGAAGGACAGTATCCACCGACGCACGCAGACTCTCTTCCGTCGGCGGAGGCCGTCGTGGTATTGGGGGGCGGCGTAAGTCCGCCTCGTCCCCCTCGCATCCACCCGGACCTCAACAACGCCGCCGACCGGGTGTGGCACGCGGCGCGTCTGTATCAGGTCGGCAAGGCGCCCCTCGTTATCGCCAGTGGGGGCACCCAACCCTGGAAGAATCAGCGTGCTCTGGAGGCGCCCGCCACGAAGGTGCTTCTGCAGGACTGGGGAGTTCCGGGGGACTCCATTCTCCTCGAGTCGAAAAGTGCCAACACGTACGAAAACGCCACGCGAACGGCAGGGTTGATGGAGCAGCGGGGGCTCGACTGTGTGCTCCTGGTGACCTCGGCCCTGCACATGCCCCGGGCCCTCGCGGTC
This is a stretch of genomic DNA from Salinibacter grassmerensis. It encodes these proteins:
- a CDS encoding YdcF family protein, with translation MSLFVTKLLSLFIHPLSLGMLLVGTGALAAFRWRRSGMALVGGGILVLWVFSAPVVADRLRGRLEGQYPPTHADSLPSAEAVVVLGGGVSPPRPPRIHPDLNNAADRVWHAARLYQVGKAPLVIASGGTQPWKNQRALEAPATKVLLQDWGVPGDSILLESKSANTYENATRTAGLMEQRGLDCVLLVTSALHMPRALAVFRSAGIKAVPAPTDFQVGDRRYTVLDVLPDAGALAGSTAAIREYVGYLVYDWRGWINGTSSYTEGTTAHCTPSATATAH